In Taeniopygia guttata chromosome Z, bTaeGut7.mat, whole genome shotgun sequence, one genomic interval encodes:
- the SYT4 gene encoding synaptotagmin-4 (The RefSeq protein has 1 substitution compared to this genomic sequence), with protein MAPIADSRQQFDEIPTVVGIFSAFGLVFSVSLFAWICCQRKSSKSNKTPPYKFVHVLKGVDIYPENLNSKKKFGADDKSEAKNKSATPKNSLHLDLEKRDLNGNFPKTTTKMQGSTDLENSSPKHFAERKKDSVSPDSLKSITSLSSEGKQDKLGTLFFSLEYNFEKKAFVVNIKEARGLPAMDEQSMTSDPYIKMTILPEKKHKVKTRVLRKTLDPAFDETFTFYGIPYSQIQDLTLHFMVLSFDRFSRDDVIGEVLIPLAGTELSEGRLLMDREIIKRNVRKSSGRGELLVSLCYQSTTNTLTVVVLKARHLPKSDVSGLSDPYVKVNLYHAKKRISKKKTHVKKCTPNAVFNELFVFDIPCEGLDDISIEFLVLDSDRGSRNEVIGRLTLGSSAEGTGGEHWKEICEYPRRQIAKWHMLCDG; from the exons ATGGCTCCGATAGCGGACAGCCGCCAGCAGTTCG ATGAAATTCCTACAGTGGTTGGGATCTTTAGTGCCTTTGGGCTTGTCTTCTCTGTCTCCCTCTTTGCTTGGATCTGCTGCCAACGCAAATCTTCCAAGTCCAATAAGACCCCTCCATACAAGTTTGTCCATGTTCTGAAGGGGGTTGATATTTACCCTGAGAATCTCAACAGCAAGAAGAAGTTTGGAGCAGATGATAAAAGTGAAGCAAAAAACAAATCAGCAACGCCAAAGAATTCTCTCCATCTTGACCTGGAGAAGAGAGATCTAAATGGCAATTTCCccaaaacaaccacaaaaatgCAGGGCTCTACAGATCTTGAAAATTCATCTCCTAAGCACTttgcagaaaggaagaaagattcGGTATCCCCTGATAGCCTAAAATCCATCACTTCTCTGTCATCTGAAGATAAACAAGACAAGCTAGGaactctctttttctccttagagtaCAACTTTGAGAAAAAAGCATTTGTAGTGAACATCAAAGAAGCTCGTGGGCTGCCAGCAATGGATGAACAGTCAATGACTTCTGATCCCTACATCAAAATGACAATCCTGCCTGAGAAAAAGCACAAGGTGAAAACTAGAGTGCTGAGAAAAACCTTGGATCCAGCTTTCGATGAGACTTTCACATTTTATGGGATCCCCTACAGCCAAATTCAGGACTTAACACTTCACTTCATGGTCTTGAGCTTCGACAGATTTTCCAGAGATGATGTCATTGGAGAAGTCCTCATCCCCCTCGCTGGAACTGAACTCTCAGAAGGAAGGCTGCTAATGGACAGAGAGATCATCAAAAGAAATGTTAGG AAATCATCTGGTCGTGGAGAATTACTGGTCTCTCTCTGTTATCAATCTACAACAAACACACTCACTGTCGTTGTTCTAAAAGCCAGGCATCTACCTAAATCTGATGTGTCAGGATTATCAG acCCTTATGTCAAAGTGAACCTGTACCATGCCAAGAAGAgaatttctaaaaagaaaactcatgTGAAGAAGTGCACCCCCAATGCAGTGTTCAATGAATTGTTTGTCTTTGACATTCCTTGTGAAGGCCTTGATGATATCAGCATTGAATTTCTGGTTTTAGATTCAGATAGGGGGTCAAGGAACGAGGTCATTGGCCGACTAACCTTGGGATCTTCAGCAGAAGGAACAGGTGGAGAGCACTGGAAAGAAATTTGTGAATATCCTAGGAGACAAATTGCCAAATGGCATATGTTATGTGATGGTTAG
- the SYT4 gene encoding synaptotagmin-4 isoform X1 yields MAPIADSRQQFDEIPTVVGIFSAFGLVFSVSLFAWICCQRKSSKSNKTPPYKFVHVLKGVDIYPENLNSKKKFGADDKSEAKNKSATPKNSLHLDLEKRDLNGNFPKTTTKMQGSTDLENSSPKHFAERKKDSVSPDSLKSITSLSSEDKQDKLGTLFFSLEYNFEKKAFVVNIKEARGLPAMDEQSMTSDPYIKMTILPEKKHKVKTRVLRKTLDPAFDETFTFYGIPYSQIQDLTLHFMVLSFDRFSRDDVIGEVLIPLAGTELSEGRLLMDREIIKRNKSSGRGELLVSLCYQSTTNTLTVVVLKARHLPKSDVSGLSDPYVKVNLYHAKKRISKKKTHVKKCTPNAVFNELFVFDIPCEGLDDISIEFLVLDSDRGSRNEVIGRLTLGSSAEGTGGEHWKEICEYPRRQIAKWHMLCDG; encoded by the exons ATGGCTCCGATAGCGGACAGCCGCCAGCAGTTCG ATGAAATTCCTACAGTGGTTGGGATCTTTAGTGCCTTTGGGCTTGTCTTCTCTGTCTCCCTCTTTGCTTGGATCTGCTGCCAACGCAAATCTTCCAAGTCCAATAAGACCCCTCCATACAAGTTTGTCCATGTTCTGAAGGGGGTTGATATTTACCCTGAGAATCTCAACAGCAAGAAGAAGTTTGGAGCAGATGATAAAAGTGAAGCAAAAAACAAATCAGCAACGCCAAAGAATTCTCTCCATCTTGACCTGGAGAAGAGAGATCTAAATGGCAATTTCCccaaaacaaccacaaaaatgCAGGGCTCTACAGATCTTGAAAATTCATCTCCTAAGCACTttgcagaaaggaagaaagattcGGTATCCCCTGATAGCCTAAAATCCATCACTTCTCTGTCATCTGAAGATAAACAAGACAAGCTAGGaactctctttttctccttagagtaCAACTTTGAGAAAAAAGCATTTGTAGTGAACATCAAAGAAGCTCGTGGGCTGCCAGCAATGGATGAACAGTCAATGACTTCTGATCCCTACATCAAAATGACAATCCTGCCTGAGAAAAAGCACAAGGTGAAAACTAGAGTGCTGAGAAAAACCTTGGATCCAGCTTTCGATGAGACTTTCACATTTTATGGGATCCCCTACAGCCAAATTCAGGACTTAACACTTCACTTCATGGTCTTGAGCTTCGACAGATTTTCCAGAGATGATGTCATTGGAGAAGTCCTCATCCCCCTCGCTGGAACTGAACTCTCAGAAGGAAGGCTGCTAATGGACAGAGAGATCATCAAAAGAAAT AAATCATCTGGTCGTGGAGAATTACTGGTCTCTCTCTGTTATCAATCTACAACAAACACACTCACTGTCGTTGTTCTAAAAGCCAGGCATCTACCTAAATCTGATGTGTCAGGATTATCAG acCCTTATGTCAAAGTGAACCTGTACCATGCCAAGAAGAgaatttctaaaaagaaaactcatgTGAAGAAGTGCACCCCCAATGCAGTGTTCAATGAATTGTTTGTCTTTGACATTCCTTGTGAAGGCCTTGATGATATCAGCATTGAATTTCTGGTTTTAGATTCAGATAGGGGGTCAAGGAACGAGGTCATTGGCCGACTAACCTTGGGATCTTCAGCAGAAGGAACAGGTGGAGAGCACTGGAAAGAAATTTGTGAATATCCTAGGAGACAAATTGCCAAATGGCATATGTTATGTGATGGTTAG